From Slackia heliotrinireducens DSM 20476:
TACGTCCGTATCAATGAGAATTCGCATGTTATGACCTCATTCCGGGATCGAACAGCTCGTCGAAGGTGACGCCGTCCCATTCGGAAGGCACTTCGACGCGCACCCTTTTCATGAAGCTGAGCAGCTCCGCGGCCTGCGCCTCGGTCAGCGTGCGGGCGCCGGCATCCGGCAAGTCGACGGCTTTGGGCAGGCGACGTTCTCTGATGACGTAGTCGTAGGCGGCGTTGATGAGCTCCGAGGGGGACGAGCCGATCTCCTTCAACACGGCATTGCCGCGATCGCGCACGGCCTCTGGCACCCTGCCCGTTACAACCGGATCCATCTGGACTCCTTCCGTTTTGTATTGCCGTAATACGGCTTCCTTACGGCTATAACTGTAACACGGTAATACGGCTGCCACAATCAACGGTGCCGTGGCATCGGTTGCAGATCGGCAACGCCACTGTGCCGAAACGGCCGAAGCCCGCCAAGCCCCACCTGACGCGGCCCGTTCCCACCCGTGGTACCATGTCGAATGCACCGAATCGCATTCCAGGAGGCACCGTGGACAACGTCATCGATTTCGAACATGAACGCACAGCCGCAGGCGACTACATCGTCCGCGGCGTAGCCGGCGACGGACAAATCCGCGCCTTCGCCATTACGGCGCGCGAAAGCGTGCAGGAGGCAAGCACCCGCCACCACACGAGCCCCGTGGCCACGGCCGCGCTGGGGCGCCTGCTCATGGCGGGCCAGATGATGGGATGGATGTTCAAAAACCCTGATGAGCTCATCACGCTTACGCTGGAAGGCGACGGTCCGCTGTGCCCGGTCACCGTCACGGCCGACAGCACGGGCCGCGCCAAGGGCTACGTGGCGCACCCCAATGTTTGGCTGGACCTGAACAGCAAGCGCAAGCTCGACGTGGGCGGGGCCGTGGGATCCGGCATGCTGCTGGTGGTGCGCGACCAGCCGGGCATCGAACCCTATTCCAGCCGCGTCGAACTGGTCAGCGGCGAAATCGGCGACGACTTGGTGCATTACTTCGTCACAAGCGACCAGGTGCCCACCACCGTAGGCCTGGGCGTGCTGGTCGACCGCGATCTAAGCGTGCGGCAGGCCGGCGGATTCATCATCCAGCTCATGCCCCACTACGATGACGAGCTGGTGGATCGCCTCGAACAGAACCTGGCGGGCGTGAGCAGCGTAACCGATATGCTTGAGCAGGGCATGACCCCCGAAACCATGCTCGAGCGGCTGCTCGCCGGGCTGGATCCCATCATGTTAGAAACCACTCCTGCATCGTTTTATTGCGGGTGCAATGCAAAACGGGCGCAGCGTGCCGTGCTTGCCCTGGGAGCTTCGGAAATCAAAGACATGATCGAAAAGAACGAACCTGCTGAGGTGTACTGCCATTTCTGCGGAGACCGATACGAGTTCACCCCCGATGAGCTTTCCGCCATGCTCGGTTTCGACCAGCAACTAAGCTAAGCGGACGAATCCAACGTGACCATCCATATCCCGACCACTGAACCGTCAGGCCTATAGAAGTGTCTTTACACAGGTTGCGTTTTCTTTATTTCTGTTCTTATATATGTCGATACCAACCTATCTTTCTGATACAATACTGAATCATCCTCAATTACATGGTTCAGGAAGGCGATGCCGCTATGTCTCTCGATGGCAAGGTAATTCCCGGCGCTCATCATTTTACTTCCGAGCAGCTTGAGATTATTCTGAAGGCAGTTCCGGCCAATGTATTCTTCAAGGACCTGGATTGCCGATATCAGTATGTGAGCCACATCTGCGACATGCTCAACACCGGCGGAAAGGGCACCATCATCGGAAAGACCGACCCGGAAATTCAACCAGATCCCGAACTCGGTCGGAAGTTCTACGAAGAGGACAAGGAAATCATCCGCACGGGTGAGTCCATGAAGTACCTCCAGGAAATGACGTTCGGCCCCGACACGTACTATTACGAGATATCCAAAATGCCCGTCATCGATTCGGATGGCGAAATCATGGGCGTCATCGGCATGGTCTCCGACATGACCGAGCAGATTCTCACGCAGCGTAAACTGGAAGCCTACAGCCAAATCGACTCCATGACGGGCGTGTTCAACCGCACGTTTTTCAACAAGTTCCTGGACGACGCCAAAGACGTGAATCAGCCCATGGCCGTCATCATGGCGGACTGCAACTATCTGAAAACGTTCAACGACAACTACGGGCATTCCATGGGCGACCAGCTCATCAAGTCCACGGTTGAGAACATCCAGCAAGTCATCGGCGAACAGGGCAAGGTGGTGCGCTGGGGCGGCGACGAATTCCTGCTCATCATCCCGAACTGCGACGAAGCCGCCTGCGAGCAGATCGTCAATCGTCTGCAGGAGACAGAATCCAACGTCATCGTGTGCGGAAACCCCCTCAGCACCTCCTACGGATACGCCATCGTCACGCAGGATGTGCCGCTTGAGCAGGCCATTGACATTGCCGACAAACGCATGTACGCCGCAAAGCAGGCCCTCAAGAACGCCATCGCGTAACACTTCGCCAAATACACCGAAGGGCTCGGTCCGCATGAACCGAGCCCTTCTTTTTGTCGCACGAAAGCCTGAGGCGGACCTAGCTGTTGACGGTGGACAGATACAGCCGGCGCTTTTCGAACGTATACAGAAGGAAAATCCGCCCTTCCAGTTTAATCGTGTTTCCGTCGGACCGATGGAAACGGGCTTTCACCGGCCTTCCCTCCAGGGAATGGTCTGCTTCGCGGAACGCTTTGCGCAGCACAGCCGCATCACCTTGGCAGTACAGACGGATGAACTTCTCCATGGCCTTTCGGTCGTCGGCGTCGATACCGGTCAGGTCGGAAAACGCTTTGTTCATCTGCACGATGGAGATGACGTCGCCTTCTTCCCTGTACACCGCCGCAGCGCCGACGATGCTGTCCAGCACCGTGTCGTTGAGGATTCCTTCGTACACCATGTCCCTAAAATGCAGCTTGCACCTGAACAGAGGTTTCTTCGCATGCAGCGGCACGCCCAGCTTGGTCGGGTCGCACAGCAGCCGCTCGTACGCTTCGGCGGGCATGGGCTCGTAGAAATAGTTGCCTTGCGCATACGTGTCGCCCATGCTCAAAAGCGTGTCGCGCTGGACCTGCCGCTCCACACCTTCGGCTACGACCACCAAACCGATCATGTGCGCCATGCTGATGACCGATTCGACAATGCTCGATGCGCGGTCGTCCTGCCCCATTTGATTCAAGAAATGGATGTCTGTCTTGATGCCGTCGATATCAAGCGCATGCAGCATGCTCAAAGACGACGACCCGCTGCCGAAGTCATCAAGAAAGACGAAGAATCCGTGTTCGCGCAGGCGGACGATGACATCGCGAAGGTCGTCCAGATTCTCGGACAAGGCCGTTTCGGTAATCTCCACGTTGATGAGCGACGGGTCGATGCCATATTTCTCCACCAAACCGATGAGCTCCTGGGCAACATCTGCAAAATAGAAATCGACGCGCGATACGTTTACCGATACGGGCAGAGGAGCAATCCCCCGATCGATAAGGTTGCGCTGCCATTTGCACACTTCTTCCCAAATGAAGCGGTCGAGCGAATACACCAGGCCGCTATGCTCCATTTCTCCAATGAAAACGTCTGGCCCGACAATCCGCCCATTCCGGTTCC
This genomic window contains:
- a CDS encoding sensor domain-containing diguanylate cyclase; its protein translation is MSLDGKVIPGAHHFTSEQLEIILKAVPANVFFKDLDCRYQYVSHICDMLNTGGKGTIIGKTDPEIQPDPELGRKFYEEDKEIIRTGESMKYLQEMTFGPDTYYYEISKMPVIDSDGEIMGVIGMVSDMTEQILTQRKLEAYSQIDSMTGVFNRTFFNKFLDDAKDVNQPMAVIMADCNYLKTFNDNYGHSMGDQLIKSTVENIQQVIGEQGKVVRWGGDEFLLIIPNCDEAACEQIVNRLQETESNVIVCGNPLSTSYGYAIVTQDVPLEQAIDIADKRMYAAKQALKNAIA
- a CDS encoding type II toxin-antitoxin system RelB/DinJ family antitoxin; protein product: MDPVVTGRVPEAVRDRGNAVLKEIGSSPSELINAAYDYVIRERRLPKAVDLPDAGARTLTEAQAAELLSFMKRVRVEVPSEWDGVTFDELFDPGMRS
- the hslO gene encoding Hsp33 family molecular chaperone HslO; the protein is MDNVIDFEHERTAAGDYIVRGVAGDGQIRAFAITARESVQEASTRHHTSPVATAALGRLLMAGQMMGWMFKNPDELITLTLEGDGPLCPVTVTADSTGRAKGYVAHPNVWLDLNSKRKLDVGGAVGSGMLLVVRDQPGIEPYSSRVELVSGEIGDDLVHYFVTSDQVPTTVGLGVLVDRDLSVRQAGGFIIQLMPHYDDELVDRLEQNLAGVSSVTDMLEQGMTPETMLERLLAGLDPIMLETTPASFYCGCNAKRAQRAVLALGASEIKDMIEKNEPAEVYCHFCGDRYEFTPDELSAMLGFDQQLS